One Streptomyces sp. NBC_01237 genomic region harbors:
- the rsgA gene encoding ribosome small subunit-dependent GTPase A, whose product MRRYGKNPDEDDIRVRPNRKGNRPRTHTRPKHEDAQDGMVLTVDRGRLTCLVDGRTVMAMKARELGRKAAVVGDTVSIVGDLSGDKDTLARIVRIGERRSVLRRTADDDDPYERVVVANADQLAIVTALADPEPRPRMIDRCLVAAYDGGLTPLLVLTKSDLASPDKLLETYTPLGVPYIVTSREELESGGAADLVREQLNDRITAFVGHSGVGKTTLVNALVPKDRRRTTGVVNAVTGRGRHTTTSALALPLPGGRGWVVDTPGVRSFGLHHVDPSRVINAFPDLEPGTEKCPRGCTHDENQPECALDAWVAEGHADPARLYSLRRLLATRERREGD is encoded by the coding sequence ATGCGCCGCTACGGCAAGAACCCCGACGAGGACGACATCCGCGTCCGCCCCAACCGCAAGGGCAACCGGCCCCGTACGCACACCCGTCCCAAGCACGAGGACGCCCAGGACGGCATGGTCCTCACCGTCGACCGGGGCAGGCTCACCTGTCTCGTCGACGGCCGTACGGTGATGGCGATGAAGGCCCGCGAGCTGGGCCGCAAGGCCGCCGTGGTGGGCGACACCGTCTCCATCGTCGGCGACCTGTCCGGCGACAAGGACACCCTCGCCCGCATCGTCCGCATCGGTGAGCGCCGCTCGGTGCTGCGGCGGACCGCGGACGACGACGACCCGTACGAGCGGGTGGTCGTCGCCAACGCCGACCAGCTGGCGATCGTCACGGCGCTCGCCGATCCGGAACCCCGCCCCCGCATGATCGACCGCTGTCTGGTGGCGGCGTACGACGGCGGGCTCACCCCGCTCCTGGTGCTCACCAAGTCCGACCTGGCCTCGCCGGACAAGCTGTTGGAGACCTATACGCCGCTCGGTGTCCCGTACATCGTCACCAGCCGCGAGGAGCTGGAGAGCGGCGGCGCGGCCGACCTGGTGCGCGAGCAGCTGAACGACCGGATCACCGCGTTCGTCGGGCACTCCGGCGTGGGGAAGACCACCCTGGTCAACGCCCTCGTACCGAAGGACCGGCGGCGGACGACCGGTGTCGTCAACGCGGTCACCGGGCGTGGCCGGCACACCACCACATCGGCGCTCGCGCTGCCGCTCCCCGGCGGCCGGGGCTGGGTGGTGGACACCCCCGGCGTGCGCTCCTTCGGGCTGCACCACGTCGACCCGTCACGCGTCATCAACGCGTTCCCCGACCTGGAGCCCGGCACCGAGAAGTGCCCGCGCGGCTGCACCCACGACGAGAACCAACCGGAATGCGCGCTGGACGCCTGGGTGGCCGAGGGGCACGCCGATCCGGCGCGGCTGTACTCGCTGCGGCGGCTGCTCGCCACACGGGAGCGGCGCGAGGGCGACTGA
- a CDS encoding ABC transporter permease has product MSASVKTPPRTRDDVLVRRPGPRELRPGRTHRRRRTLEVALAVSVPLALVLLWQLAAERSWIDARVYPAPSTIAADGWDRAADGELWPDVWATLKRVLGGYAIGTAAGYALGLLMGSLALVRAALEPLLDALYVVPKLALLPVFLNMFGLGEGPQIALVAATVFFFVWISTMAAVLAVPSGHRDAGRVFGASPWQMFRHVLLPASLPAVLVGARIAAGVAVLVIVASEQIAAADGLGHLIFDSRALFQNDVMFVGIVCVAVLGVVFSELVRIAGRLLTPWAPRDRGRGQS; this is encoded by the coding sequence ATGAGCGCCTCCGTGAAGACCCCGCCGCGCACCCGCGACGACGTCCTCGTCCGCCGGCCCGGACCGCGCGAGCTGCGTCCCGGCCGCACCCACCGCAGGCGCCGCACCCTGGAGGTGGCGCTCGCCGTCTCCGTACCGCTGGCGCTCGTCCTGCTGTGGCAGCTGGCCGCCGAGCGCTCCTGGATCGACGCGCGGGTGTATCCGGCGCCCTCCACCATCGCCGCCGACGGCTGGGACCGGGCTGCCGACGGGGAGCTGTGGCCCGACGTGTGGGCCACCCTCAAGCGGGTCCTCGGCGGCTACGCGATCGGCACGGCCGCCGGATACGCGCTCGGGCTGCTGATGGGCTCACTCGCTCTCGTACGGGCGGCGCTGGAACCCTTGCTGGACGCGCTCTACGTCGTACCGAAGCTGGCGCTCCTGCCGGTCTTCCTCAATATGTTCGGCCTCGGTGAAGGTCCGCAGATCGCGCTGGTCGCCGCCACCGTCTTCTTCTTCGTCTGGATCTCCACCATGGCGGCCGTCCTCGCCGTCCCGTCCGGGCACCGCGACGCCGGGCGGGTGTTCGGCGCCTCGCCCTGGCAGATGTTCCGGCATGTGCTGCTGCCCGCCTCACTGCCGGCCGTCCTGGTCGGTGCGCGGATCGCGGCGGGCGTCGCGGTGCTGGTCATCGTCGCGTCCGAGCAGATCGCGGCGGCCGACGGGCTCGGCCATCTGATCTTCGACTCCCGGGCGCTCTTCCAGAACGACGTGATGTTCGTCGGGATCGTCTGCGTGGCCGTGCTCGGCGTCGTCTTCTCCGAGCTGGTACGGATCGCCGGGCGGCTGCTCACCCCCTGGGCGCCGCGCGACCGCGGCCGCGGCCAGTCGTGA
- a CDS encoding SOS response-associated peptidase, protein MCGRFAASRRPEDLTGLFEVEKWEPTETLEPDWNVAPTKEVYAVLERPVKDADDQRPVRQLRALKWGLVPSWAKSPEGGARMINARAETVHEKPSFRRPFVQRRCILPADGYYEWVTGSEERQLEETGKKKRPRKQPYFVTPADGSVFAMAGLYEFWRDRTLPDDHPLAWWVTCSVITTEAETTPLAVAPAEGPATLAEIHPRMPLMLTPDRWDAWLDPSRTDAEELRGLLSPPPAGLMRAYPVATAVSNVRNNGPELLEELAAPEVATLF, encoded by the coding sequence ATGTGTGGACGGTTTGCAGCGAGTCGGCGGCCCGAGGATCTGACCGGGCTCTTCGAGGTCGAGAAGTGGGAACCCACCGAGACCCTGGAGCCCGACTGGAACGTGGCACCGACCAAAGAGGTCTACGCGGTACTGGAACGTCCTGTGAAGGACGCAGACGATCAACGTCCGGTTCGCCAGCTGCGTGCCCTGAAGTGGGGACTCGTGCCCTCCTGGGCGAAGTCCCCGGAGGGCGGCGCCCGCATGATCAACGCCCGTGCGGAGACCGTGCACGAGAAGCCGTCCTTCCGCCGCCCCTTCGTCCAGCGGCGCTGCATCCTGCCCGCCGACGGCTACTACGAGTGGGTCACGGGCTCCGAGGAGCGGCAGCTGGAGGAGACCGGGAAGAAGAAACGGCCGCGCAAGCAGCCGTACTTCGTGACGCCCGCCGACGGTTCGGTCTTCGCGATGGCCGGCCTGTACGAGTTCTGGCGCGACCGGACCCTGCCCGACGACCATCCGCTGGCCTGGTGGGTGACCTGCTCCGTGATCACCACCGAGGCGGAGACCACGCCGCTGGCCGTCGCCCCCGCCGAGGGACCGGCCACCCTCGCCGAGATCCACCCCCGGATGCCGCTGATGCTGACCCCGGACCGCTGGGACGCCTGGCTGGACCCGTCGCGCACCGATGCCGAGGAGCTGCGGGGGCTGCTCTCCCCGCCGCCCGCCGGGCTGATGCGGGCCTACCCGGTGGCCACCGCGGTGAGCAATGTGCGCAACAACGGCCCCGAGCTGCTGGAGGAGCTGGCGGCGCCGGAGGTCGCCACGCTGTTCTGA
- a CDS encoding M50 family metallopeptidase: protein MNATELGDLWDRVFGTQPAPEQWLVVVTATAALVAVVPNLIWRLSRNAITIAHEGGHGLMALLTGRRLSGIRLHSDTSGLTVSRGRPTGIGMILTAAAGYTAPSLLGLGGAWLLADGRITLLLWVATALLAAMLVMIRNVYGALTVILTGTAFLLVSWLTSAAVQSAFAYAVVWFLLLGGVRPPFELQSKRRHGGAPDSDADQLARLTDVPAALWLFFFHAVSLCSLIGGGRWLLGL, encoded by the coding sequence ATGAACGCCACCGAACTGGGCGATCTGTGGGATCGCGTCTTCGGCACCCAGCCCGCGCCCGAGCAGTGGCTGGTGGTCGTGACGGCCACCGCCGCCCTCGTCGCGGTCGTGCCGAACCTCATATGGCGGCTCTCGCGCAACGCGATCACCATCGCGCACGAGGGCGGCCACGGACTGATGGCCCTGCTCACCGGCCGCCGGCTCTCCGGTATCCGGCTGCACTCGGACACCAGCGGGCTGACCGTGAGCCGCGGCCGGCCGACCGGGATCGGCATGATCCTCACCGCGGCGGCCGGCTACACCGCGCCGTCGCTGCTGGGCCTGGGCGGCGCCTGGCTGCTGGCCGACGGGAGGATCACGCTGCTCCTGTGGGTGGCCACCGCGCTGCTCGCCGCGATGCTGGTGATGATCCGCAATGTGTACGGGGCCCTGACCGTGATCCTCACGGGCACGGCCTTCCTTCTGGTGTCCTGGCTGACCTCGGCCGCCGTGCAGTCGGCGTTCGCGTACGCGGTGGTGTGGTTCCTGCTGCTCGGCGGCGTGCGCCCACCGTTCGAGCTGCAGTCCAAGCGGCGGCACGGCGGTGCGCCGGACTCCGACGCGGACCAGCTGGCACGGCTCACCGACGTCCCGGCGGCGCTGTGGCTCTTCTTCTTCCACGCGGTGTCGCTCTGTTCGCTGATCGGCGGCGGGCGCTGGCTGCTGGGTCTGTGA
- a CDS encoding ABC transporter substrate-binding protein, with the protein MRIPSTCTAVLLAASLLTATACAGGGTASEDAPRAPRAVKPVAGCGPAAWSDPADRAPDREPARCDKGAPAPQPLEKKRTITVATGTLSAEYVAPLQVAVAEGEFAKEGLDVRLKVLPTPDALPLLARGDVDAQWAAPEAAVMNGINGGFAIKWVAGNFSPAATSRSGLWVRLKEGESADRVDMAGRRLGTMIGKGSVIMYPMATSLKKHGGGLDRIAFQQLGSADVLTALRNGGVDSAWLLDPVWRKVDGDGKYAFLGGQPLGEPLGGLLFGPTLLNEDPDAGVAFLRAYIRTVNTYFAGDYKADPAFVSTLAKLMRTGEPVLRSTPSMRMDWEIREGTTDRLQQAYRDAGVLDGDPVPEEKAVDRALYGEAVGHRD; encoded by the coding sequence GTGCGTATCCCCTCCACCTGCACCGCCGTCCTCCTGGCGGCGTCCCTGCTCACGGCGACCGCCTGCGCCGGGGGCGGCACCGCGAGCGAAGACGCACCCAGGGCACCCCGCGCCGTCAAGCCCGTCGCGGGCTGCGGCCCGGCCGCCTGGAGCGACCCGGCCGACCGCGCGCCCGACCGTGAACCGGCGCGCTGCGACAAGGGCGCGCCCGCCCCGCAGCCGCTGGAGAAGAAGCGGACGATCACCGTGGCGACCGGGACGCTGAGCGCGGAGTACGTCGCTCCGCTCCAGGTCGCGGTCGCCGAGGGCGAATTCGCCAAGGAGGGCCTGGACGTCCGGCTGAAGGTGCTGCCGACCCCGGACGCCCTGCCGTTGCTGGCCCGCGGCGATGTGGACGCCCAGTGGGCGGCTCCCGAGGCGGCCGTGATGAACGGCATCAACGGCGGCTTCGCCATCAAGTGGGTGGCCGGGAACTTCTCCCCCGCCGCCACCTCCCGCAGCGGCCTGTGGGTACGGCTCAAGGAAGGCGAGAGCGCCGACCGGGTCGACATGGCGGGGCGGCGGCTCGGCACCATGATCGGCAAGGGGTCGGTGATCATGTACCCGATGGCCACCTCCCTGAAGAAGCACGGCGGCGGTCTGGACAGGATCGCCTTCCAGCAGCTCGGATCCGCCGATGTGCTGACCGCCCTGCGCAACGGCGGAGTGGATTCCGCCTGGCTGCTCGACCCGGTCTGGCGCAAGGTCGACGGCGACGGGAAGTACGCGTTCCTGGGCGGCCAGCCGCTCGGTGAACCGCTGGGCGGCCTGCTCTTCGGGCCGACCCTGCTGAACGAGGACCCGGACGCGGGCGTCGCGTTCCTGCGCGCCTACATCAGGACCGTGAACACCTACTTCGCCGGGGACTACAAGGCCGACCCCGCCTTCGTCTCCACCCTCGCGAAGCTGATGCGGACCGGCGAGCCGGTGCTGCGGTCGACGCCCTCGATGCGGATGGACTGGGAGATCCGCGAGGGCACGACGGACCGGCTGCAACAGGCGTACCGGGACGCGGGGGTGCTGGACGGCGATCCGGTGCCGGAGGAGAAGGCCGTGGACCGTGCGCTCTACGGGGAGGCCGTCGGCCACCGGGACTGA
- a CDS encoding Fur family transcriptional regulator — MSDLLERLRGRGWRMTAQRRVVAEVLDGDHVHLTADEVHARAVDRLPEISRATVYNTLGEMVSLGEVLEVSTDRRAKRYDPNAHRPHHHLVCARCGTIRDVHPSGDPLADLSPDERFGFTVSGVEVTYRGICPNCASTA, encoded by the coding sequence ATGAGTGACCTGCTGGAACGACTCCGAGGACGCGGCTGGCGCATGACGGCGCAGCGGCGTGTCGTGGCCGAGGTCCTCGACGGGGACCATGTCCACCTGACGGCGGACGAGGTGCACGCGAGGGCCGTCGACCGGCTTCCCGAGATCTCCCGGGCCACCGTGTACAACACCCTGGGCGAGATGGTGTCCCTGGGCGAGGTCCTGGAGGTCTCCACCGACCGCCGGGCCAAGCGCTACGACCCGAACGCCCACCGCCCCCACCACCACCTGGTCTGCGCGCGGTGCGGCACCATCCGCGACGTCCACCCCTCGGGCGACCCGCTCGCGGACCTGTCGCCCGACGAGCGGTTCGGCTTCACGGTCTCCGGCGTCGAGGTGACGTACCGCGGCATCTGCCCGAACTGCGCCAGTACGGCCTGA
- a CDS encoding DMT family transporter codes for MAWLLVVVAGLLETGFAVCLKLSHGFTRLWPTIAFCAFALGSFGLLTLALKKLDVGPAYAVWTGIGAAGTAIYGMVFLDDVVSTLKLVSISLVIVGVIGLQLSGSSH; via the coding sequence ATGGCGTGGCTGCTGGTCGTGGTCGCAGGACTGCTGGAGACCGGCTTCGCCGTGTGTCTGAAGCTCAGCCATGGATTCACCCGGCTCTGGCCGACGATCGCGTTCTGTGCGTTCGCGCTCGGCAGTTTCGGGCTGCTGACGCTGGCGCTGAAGAAACTCGATGTCGGTCCCGCGTACGCGGTGTGGACCGGAATCGGCGCGGCCGGTACGGCGATCTACGGAATGGTCTTCCTCGACGACGTGGTCTCGACGCTGAAACTGGTCTCGATCTCGCTGGTGATCGTCGGCGTGATCGGACTCCAGCTGTCCGGCTCCTCGCACTGA
- the hisN gene encoding histidinol-phosphatase gives MPDYHDDLRLAHVLADAADAATMDRFKALDLKVETKPDMTPVSEADKAAEELIRGHLHRARPRDAILGEEYGLEGTGPRRWVIDPIDGTKNYVRGVPVWATLISLMEAGEDGFQPVVGVVSAPALSRRWWAAKGAGAFSGRSLTSATRLKVSQVERIADASFAYASLSGWEEQGRLDGFMDLTRACWRTRGYGDFWPYMMVAEGSVDIAAEPELSLWDMAANAIIVQEAGGLFTSLDGVSGPGGGNAAASNGLLHHELLGYLNQRY, from the coding sequence ATGCCCGATTACCACGATGATCTGCGCCTCGCCCATGTACTGGCGGACGCCGCCGACGCGGCGACGATGGACCGGTTCAAGGCCCTCGACCTGAAGGTGGAGACCAAGCCGGACATGACACCGGTGAGCGAGGCCGACAAGGCCGCCGAGGAGCTGATCCGCGGCCACCTCCACCGGGCCCGCCCGCGCGACGCGATCCTGGGCGAGGAGTACGGGCTGGAGGGCACCGGACCCCGGCGCTGGGTGATCGACCCGATCGACGGCACCAAGAACTACGTACGCGGTGTACCCGTCTGGGCGACGCTGATCTCGTTGATGGAGGCGGGCGAGGACGGCTTCCAGCCGGTGGTCGGGGTGGTCTCGGCGCCCGCGCTGAGCCGTCGCTGGTGGGCGGCGAAGGGCGCGGGAGCGTTCTCCGGCCGCAGCCTCACCTCCGCGACCCGTCTGAAGGTGTCGCAGGTGGAGCGGATCGCGGACGCCTCGTTCGCGTACGCCTCGCTGAGCGGCTGGGAGGAGCAGGGCCGGCTGGACGGGTTCATGGACCTGACGCGGGCCTGCTGGCGGACCCGTGGGTACGGGGACTTCTGGCCGTACATGATGGTCGCCGAGGGTTCCGTGGACATCGCCGCCGAGCCCGAGCTCTCCCTGTGGGACATGGCGGCGAACGCGATCATCGTGCAGGAGGCGGGCGGGCTCTTCACGAGCCTGGACGGGGTCTCCGGTCCGGGCGGCGGCAACGCGGCCGCCTCCAACGGGCTGCTCCACCACGAACTGCTGGGCTACCTCAACCAGCGCTACTAG
- a CDS encoding ABC transporter ATP-binding protein — protein MGAAHPTPPPPGTPAPVPPKLRARGLARSFGRGAHALPALGPVDIEIAPGEFTCLVGPSGCGKSTLLRIAAGLLRPSAGELEIRTASPRPAAMIFQDYGIYDWKNVLANVRFGLDIQRVPRKEADARARDWLARMGLSEFADAYPAALSGGMRQRVAIARALAVEPEMLLMDEPFAALDAQLRTILQDELLDLTQTTRTTVLFITHSLEEAILLGDRVLVMSARPGRIIAEHRPPFDRPRTADIRATTAFTALKAELWDVLRGEVRREAVPA, from the coding sequence GTGGGAGCTGCGCACCCGACCCCACCTCCGCCCGGAACACCCGCCCCCGTACCGCCCAAGCTCCGTGCCCGTGGACTGGCCCGCTCCTTCGGGCGCGGTGCCCACGCCCTGCCCGCCCTCGGCCCCGTGGACATCGAGATCGCACCGGGCGAGTTCACCTGCCTCGTCGGCCCGTCCGGCTGTGGCAAATCCACACTCCTGCGGATAGCCGCCGGACTGCTGCGCCCCAGCGCGGGCGAGCTGGAGATCCGCACGGCATCGCCCCGGCCGGCCGCGATGATCTTTCAGGACTACGGGATCTACGACTGGAAGAACGTCCTCGCCAACGTCCGCTTCGGCCTCGACATCCAGCGCGTCCCCCGCAAGGAGGCCGATGCCAGGGCCCGGGACTGGCTGGCCAGAATGGGCCTGTCCGAGTTCGCCGACGCCTACCCGGCGGCGCTCTCGGGCGGGATGCGGCAGCGGGTGGCCATCGCGCGGGCACTCGCCGTGGAACCCGAGATGCTGCTGATGGACGAGCCCTTCGCCGCGCTCGACGCCCAGTTGCGCACGATCCTCCAGGACGAACTGCTGGACCTCACCCAGACCACCCGCACCACGGTGCTCTTCATCACCCACAGCCTCGAAGAGGCCATCCTGCTCGGCGACCGGGTGCTGGTGATGTCCGCCCGGCCGGGCCGGATCATCGCCGAGCACCGCCCGCCGTTCGACCGTCCACGCACCGCGGACATCCGGGCGACCACCGCGTTCACCGCGCTGAAGGCCGAGTTGTGGGACGTACTGCGCGGCGAGGTGCGAAGGGAGGCGGTCCCGGCATGA
- a CDS encoding CBS domain-containing protein, whose product MLVRDAMSTMLLTIGPTHTLRQAARLMSARRVGAAVVHDPDTSGLGIITERDILNAVASGQNPDLETASAHTTGNVVFAAPTWTLEEAAEAMTHGGFRHLIVLDGAGPVGIVSVRDIIRCWAPARRRTAGLVG is encoded by the coding sequence ATGCTCGTCCGCGACGCCATGAGCACGATGCTCCTGACCATCGGCCCCACCCATACGCTCCGCCAGGCCGCCCGGCTGATGTCGGCCCGCCGCGTCGGGGCAGCCGTCGTCCACGACCCGGACACCAGCGGGCTCGGCATCATCACCGAGCGCGACATCCTCAACGCGGTCGCCTCGGGGCAGAACCCCGATCTGGAGACCGCGTCCGCCCACACCACCGGCAACGTGGTGTTCGCCGCCCCCACCTGGACGCTGGAGGAGGCCGCGGAGGCCATGACGCACGGCGGGTTCCGCCATCTGATCGTGCTGGACGGCGCCGGCCCGGTGGGCATCGTCTCGGTGCGCGACATCATCCGCTGCTGGGCACCGGCCAGGCGCCGCACGGCCGGCCTGGTGGGCTGA
- the aroA gene encoding 3-phosphoshikimate 1-carboxyvinyltransferase: MTESSVHPALWPAPHASGAVDATVTVPGSKSVTNRALVLASLSAEPGWLRRPLRSRDTLLMAQALRAMGVGIEETVSSSSIATSGPDSSGEAWRIIPAGLHGPATIDVGNAGTVMRFLPPVATLADGPVRFDGDPRSYERPLNGVIDALRVLGARIDDDGRGALPLTVHGGGALDGGPVSIDASSSSQFVSALLLSGPRFNQGVEVRHTGSALPSMPHIRMTVDMLRAVGAQVDEPETGGEPNVWRVSPSALLGRDLTIEPDLSNAQPFLAAALVTGGRVTVPDWPERTTQPGDALREIFTAMGGSCELTERGLTFTGSGRIHGIDVDLSEVGELTPGIAAVAALADSPSTLSGVAHLRLHETDRLAALTKEINELGGDVTETADGLHIRPRPLHGGVFHTYDDHRMATAGSIIGLAVPGVEIENVGTTAKTLPDFPDMWTGMLGA; the protein is encoded by the coding sequence ATGACCGAAAGTTCCGTGCACCCCGCCCTCTGGCCCGCCCCCCACGCGAGCGGAGCCGTCGACGCGACCGTCACCGTGCCCGGATCGAAATCGGTCACCAACCGGGCACTCGTCCTCGCCTCCCTCTCCGCCGAGCCGGGCTGGCTGCGCCGCCCGCTGCGCTCCCGCGACACCCTGCTGATGGCCCAGGCGCTGCGCGCGATGGGCGTCGGCATCGAGGAGACGGTGTCCTCCAGCTCCATCGCCACGAGCGGCCCGGACAGTTCCGGCGAGGCATGGCGGATCATCCCGGCGGGACTGCACGGCCCGGCCACGATCGATGTGGGCAACGCCGGGACCGTCATGCGCTTCCTGCCGCCGGTGGCCACCCTCGCGGACGGGCCGGTCCGCTTCGACGGCGACCCCCGCTCGTACGAGCGACCGCTGAACGGCGTGATCGACGCCCTGCGGGTACTGGGCGCCCGGATCGACGACGACGGGCGCGGCGCGCTGCCGCTGACCGTGCACGGCGGGGGCGCGCTGGACGGCGGCCCGGTGTCGATCGACGCCTCCTCGTCCTCCCAGTTCGTCTCGGCGCTGCTGCTGTCCGGGCCCCGGTTCAACCAGGGCGTGGAGGTGCGGCACACCGGTTCCGCCCTCCCCTCGATGCCGCACATCCGGATGACGGTCGACATGCTGCGGGCCGTGGGCGCGCAGGTGGACGAGCCGGAGACGGGCGGCGAGCCGAACGTCTGGCGGGTCTCCCCGTCCGCGCTGCTGGGCCGCGACCTGACGATCGAGCCGGACCTGTCCAACGCGCAGCCGTTCCTGGCCGCCGCGCTGGTCACCGGGGGCCGGGTCACCGTCCCCGACTGGCCGGAGCGCACCACGCAGCCCGGTGACGCGCTGCGCGAGATCTTCACCGCGATGGGCGGCAGCTGCGAGCTCACCGAGCGCGGGCTCACCTTCACCGGCTCCGGCCGCATCCACGGCATCGACGTGGACCTGAGCGAGGTGGGCGAGCTGACCCCGGGCATCGCGGCCGTCGCGGCGCTGGCCGACTCCCCCTCCACGCTCAGCGGCGTCGCACATCTGCGGCTGCACGAGACGGACCGGCTGGCCGCGCTGACCAAGGAGATCAACGAGCTCGGCGGCGATGTCACGGAGACCGCCGACGGTCTCCACATCCGGCCGCGACCGCTGCACGGAGGCGTCTTCCACACGTACGACGACCACCGGATGGCCACGGCCGGGTCGATCATCGGCCTCGCCGTCCCAGGAGTGGAGATCGAGAACGTGGGCACGACCGCCAAGACCCTGCCGGACTTCCCGGACATGTGGACCGGAATGCTCGGGGCCTGA
- a CDS encoding catalase, giving the protein MTQEAHVTQGPLTTEAGAPVADNQNSETAGVGGPVLVQDQALLEKLAHFNRERIPERIVHARGAGAYGTFTLTRDVSQWTRAKFLSEVGKQTETFLRFSTVAGNLGSADAVRDPRGFALKFYTEEGNYDLVGNNTPVFFIKDAIKFPDFIHTQKRDPYTGSQEADNVWDFWGLSPESTHQVTWLFGDRGIPATLRHMNGYGSHTYQWNNEAGEVFWVKYHFKTDQGIKNLTQDEANKLAGEDPDSHQRDLRESIERGEFPSWTVQIQVMPASEASTYRFNPFDLTKVWPHEDYPPIEIGKLELNRNPENVFAETEQSIFSPAHFVPGIGPSPDKMLQGRLFAYGDAHRYRVGINADHLPVNRPHATEARTNSRDGYLYDGRHKGAKNYEPNSFGGPNQTDRPLWQPLPVSGPTGNHEAASHAEDNDFVQAGNLYRLYSEDEKARLIDNLAGFIAKVSRDDIAERAVNNFRQADGDFGKRLEAAVQALRGQ; this is encoded by the coding sequence ATGACGCAGGAGGCGCACGTGACGCAGGGACCGCTCACCACGGAGGCCGGCGCGCCGGTCGCCGACAATCAGAACAGCGAGACCGCTGGCGTCGGCGGACCGGTTCTCGTCCAGGACCAGGCGCTGCTGGAGAAGCTCGCCCACTTCAACCGGGAGCGCATCCCGGAGCGCATCGTGCACGCCCGCGGTGCGGGTGCCTACGGCACGTTCACCCTGACCCGGGACGTCTCGCAGTGGACGCGGGCGAAGTTCCTCTCCGAGGTCGGCAAGCAGACCGAGACGTTCCTGCGCTTCTCGACCGTCGCGGGCAACCTCGGATCGGCCGACGCCGTGCGCGACCCGCGCGGCTTCGCGCTGAAGTTCTACACCGAAGAGGGCAACTACGACCTCGTCGGCAACAACACCCCGGTGTTCTTCATCAAGGACGCCATCAAGTTCCCCGACTTCATCCACACCCAGAAGCGCGACCCGTACACCGGCTCGCAGGAGGCCGACAACGTCTGGGACTTCTGGGGTCTGTCGCCCGAGTCGACGCACCAGGTGACCTGGCTCTTCGGTGACCGCGGCATCCCGGCCACGCTGCGTCACATGAATGGGTACGGCTCGCACACGTACCAGTGGAACAACGAGGCCGGTGAGGTCTTCTGGGTCAAGTACCACTTCAAGACCGACCAGGGCATCAAGAACCTCACCCAGGACGAGGCCAACAAGCTCGCCGGTGAGGACCCGGACAGCCACCAGCGCGATCTGCGCGAGTCGATCGAGCGCGGCGAGTTCCCGTCCTGGACCGTGCAGATCCAGGTGATGCCCGCCTCCGAGGCGTCCACGTACCGCTTCAACCCGTTCGACCTGACCAAGGTGTGGCCGCACGAGGACTACCCGCCGATCGAGATCGGGAAGCTGGAGCTCAACCGCAACCCGGAGAACGTCTTCGCGGAGACCGAGCAGTCGATCTTCAGCCCCGCGCACTTCGTGCCGGGCATCGGACCGTCCCCGGACAAGATGCTCCAGGGCCGTCTCTTCGCGTACGGCGACGCCCACCGCTACCGCGTCGGCATCAACGCCGACCACCTGCCGGTGAACCGCCCGCACGCCACCGAGGCGCGCACCAACAGCCGTGACGGTTACCTGTACGACGGCCGTCACAAGGGCGCGAAGAACTACGAGCCGAACAGCTTCGGCGGGCCGAACCAGACCGACCGGCCGCTGTGGCAGCCGCTCCCGGTCAGCGGCCCCACCGGCAACCACGAGGCGGCGAGCCACGCCGAGGACAACGACTTCGTGCAGGCCGGAAACCTCTACCGGCTCTACTCCGAGGACGAGAAGGCCCGGCTGATCGACAACCTGGCCGGGTTCATCGCCAAGGTTTCGCGCGACGACATCGCCGAGCGTGCGGTCAACAACTTCCGTCAGGCGGACGGAGACTTCGGCAAGCGGCTGGAAGCCGCGGTCCAGGCCCTGCGCGGCCAGTAG